From bacterium, one genomic window encodes:
- a CDS encoding aconitate hydratase → MGLTIAQKIIKKHIIVGEENAGLPVGIRIDQTLTQDATGTMAYLQFEALDMPRVKTDLSVSYIDHNTLQMGFENADDHKYLQSVAAKFGIYLSKPGNGICHQVHLERFGLPGRTLLGSDSHTPTGGGIGMMAIGAGGLDVAAAMAQQPFFIAYPRIVRVELNGKLRPWVAAKDVILKLLEIMTTKGNVGVIVEYGGEGVRTLSVPERATITNMGAELGVTTSVFPSDEITFQFLKAQNRGDGWVALDSDPDAEFDKIIEIDLSTLEPMVAQPHSPDNVVKVRDIAGMKVNQVAIGSCTNASFKDLTIVAEALNGKKVNPDLSFVVSPGSKQVLRMLSDNGALSKIISAGARIMETTCGFCIGCGQAPSTDAVSIRTNNRNFYGRSGTNSAGIYLVSPETAVACALKGEITDPRDLGEDNYPVVEMPDKFTIDDSMILPPSENPESIDIFRGPNIGDPPRNEKLPEKLHGPITIKVGDKITTDHIMPAGQRLKYRSNTPKYSTYVFEPVDETFSARASTNRDNGLHNFIVGGFSYGQGSSREHAALCPMFLGVKAVIAKSLERIHSANLVNFGILPLRFIDSKDYKRIEQDDVLEIDNIRELLEKNEQIFIKNTTKGFSFEVEHGLSKLQRAIILAGGKLNYIKNINQ, encoded by the coding sequence ATGGGTCTTACTATCGCGCAAAAGATAATTAAAAAGCACATTATAGTCGGCGAGGAGAATGCTGGTTTGCCAGTTGGGATACGAATAGACCAAACACTCACCCAAGATGCAACCGGCACTATGGCCTATCTTCAGTTCGAGGCCTTAGACATGCCTAGAGTAAAGACTGATCTTTCTGTGAGTTATATAGACCACAATACTCTCCAAATGGGTTTTGAGAATGCTGATGACCACAAATACTTGCAGTCGGTAGCAGCCAAATTTGGGATTTATCTCTCAAAACCCGGGAATGGCATATGCCATCAAGTGCATCTCGAGAGATTTGGTCTCCCCGGAAGAACATTATTGGGTTCTGATAGCCACACACCAACCGGAGGCGGTATTGGTATGATGGCCATCGGAGCTGGTGGCCTGGATGTCGCTGCTGCAATGGCACAACAGCCTTTTTTTATTGCATATCCTCGAATAGTCCGAGTGGAGTTGAACGGTAAACTTAGGCCATGGGTGGCTGCAAAAGATGTCATACTGAAATTGCTCGAAATAATGACGACAAAGGGAAATGTCGGTGTTATTGTCGAATATGGCGGCGAAGGCGTAAGAACCCTTTCAGTCCCGGAACGGGCCACGATAACCAATATGGGCGCCGAGCTAGGCGTTACAACTTCAGTTTTTCCAAGCGATGAGATAACTTTTCAGTTTCTAAAAGCTCAAAATCGTGGTGATGGTTGGGTCGCTCTCGACTCGGACCCCGATGCTGAGTTCGATAAGATAATCGAGATAGACCTTTCGACATTAGAACCCATGGTTGCGCAACCGCATTCTCCCGATAATGTTGTAAAAGTTAGGGATATCGCAGGGATGAAGGTCAATCAGGTTGCTATTGGAAGTTGCACAAATGCTTCTTTCAAAGACTTAACTATTGTGGCCGAAGCGCTCAATGGCAAGAAAGTCAATCCAGATCTTAGCTTTGTTGTTTCACCTGGATCGAAGCAGGTTTTAAGAATGCTATCCGATAACGGCGCGCTTTCAAAGATAATTTCTGCAGGCGCGAGAATTATGGAAACTACTTGCGGATTTTGTATCGGTTGCGGTCAGGCTCCTTCCACCGATGCAGTCAGCATTCGCACAAATAACAGAAATTTTTATGGCCGCTCAGGAACAAATTCGGCGGGTATATATCTCGTTAGTCCGGAAACGGCAGTTGCTTGCGCACTGAAAGGCGAAATTACCGATCCACGCGATCTCGGAGAAGATAATTATCCTGTAGTCGAAATGCCTGATAAATTCACTATAGACGATTCTATGATACTCCCGCCATCGGAGAATCCAGAGTCGATTGATATTTTCCGCGGGCCGAATATTGGTGATCCACCACGCAACGAGAAACTCCCAGAAAAGCTTCACGGTCCAATTACCATTAAAGTGGGGGACAAGATCACAACAGACCACATCATGCCTGCAGGTCAGCGCCTGAAATATCGTTCTAACACTCCAAAATATTCGACCTATGTCTTCGAGCCTGTCGATGAGACCTTTTCAGCCCGAGCCTCTACTAACAGAGATAATGGTTTGCACAATTTTATAGTTGGCGGTTTCTCTTACGGACAAGGCTCTTCGCGTGAACACGCCGCACTTTGTCCCATGTTTCTCGGAGTAAAAGCGGTTATCGCAAAATCTCTTGAGCGAATTCATTCCGCGAACCTTGTGAATTTCGGAATCCTCCCGCTTCGCTTCATTGATTCCAAAGATTATAAGCGCATAGAACAAGATGATGTCCTTGAAATCGATAACATACGCGAACTATTAGAAAAGAACGAACAGATTTTTATTAAAAACACGACGAAAGGATTCTCTTTCGAGGTCGAACACGGGCTTTCCAAACTTCAAAGGGCGATTATTCTCGCAGGCGGTAAACTCAACTATATTAAGAACATAAACCAATAA
- a CDS encoding helix-turn-helix domain-containing protein yields the protein MLVNDEIMTVQDVSKYLKLKPQTIYKWAREGQIPAAKFGKEWRFRRSLIDKWLDAQFTESPAVKELME from the coding sequence ATGCTCGTTAATGACGAAATTATGACAGTCCAGGATGTTTCAAAATATCTTAAACTCAAACCTCAGACTATATACAAATGGGCCCGAGAGGGCCAAATTCCAGCCGCTAAATTTGGTAAAGAATGGCGATTCCGTAGATCACTTATAGATAAATGGCTCGATGCTCAATTTACAGAATCACCTGCTGTAAAAGAATTAATGGAATAG
- a CDS encoding NADP-dependent isocitrate dehydrogenase (Converts isocitrate to alpha ketoglutarate), with protein sequence MIEFERLQYPKIGSRIEYVNGKISVPNNPVIPFIRGDGIGLDITPAMKLVVDNAVKKAYNGKKEIHWFEVHAGLSALQLYGNDNILPDDTIKAIEHFYVAIKGPLTTPVGGFKYVCLDCAKEQGEIDGKRPKKCIQCGSEWITPRFRSLNVGLRQIMDLYACVRPVRWFKGVPCPVKRPDLLNVVIFRENTEDVYAGIEFEQGEPETIKVIDFLKKEMGKKIRLDSGIGIKPISITGTKRLVRKAIQYAIEHDLPSVTLDHKGNIQKFTEGAFRDWGYELAKDEFRDKIVTEQELWADFDGKMPEGKILIKDRIADQIFQQVLLRPSEYSVLATPNLNGDYISDACAAQVGGLGLAPGANIGDKVALFEATHGTAPKYTGQDKVNPSSLILSAVMMLEYMGWQEAADLIVKGIGKTINNKTVTYDLERQMEGGTKLKCSEFASAIASNM encoded by the coding sequence ATGATCGAATTTGAAAGACTGCAGTATCCCAAAATTGGTTCTCGGATCGAGTATGTTAATGGCAAGATCTCGGTGCCGAATAATCCGGTAATTCCATTTATTCGAGGCGATGGCATCGGTCTGGACATCACACCAGCTATGAAGCTAGTTGTCGATAATGCCGTTAAGAAAGCCTATAATGGTAAGAAGGAGATACACTGGTTCGAGGTCCATGCGGGGCTTTCTGCCCTCCAACTCTATGGCAACGATAATATCTTACCAGATGACACTATCAAAGCAATAGAGCATTTTTACGTCGCGATAAAAGGCCCATTGACCACACCTGTGGGTGGGTTTAAATATGTTTGCCTTGATTGCGCGAAAGAACAAGGCGAAATCGATGGCAAACGCCCCAAAAAGTGCATTCAATGTGGCTCTGAGTGGATCACGCCAAGGTTCCGTTCGCTCAATGTTGGTCTTCGCCAGATCATGGATTTATATGCCTGTGTTCGTCCAGTGCGTTGGTTTAAGGGTGTGCCTTGTCCGGTAAAGCGGCCCGATCTTTTAAACGTGGTAATCTTCCGCGAAAATACCGAGGATGTTTATGCGGGTATCGAATTCGAACAGGGCGAACCGGAAACCATTAAAGTAATAGATTTCTTGAAAAAAGAAATGGGTAAGAAGATCCGCCTCGACAGCGGTATCGGTATTAAACCTATCAGCATTACTGGAACCAAGAGACTTGTTCGCAAAGCTATCCAATACGCTATAGAACACGATCTGCCTTCTGTTACTTTAGACCACAAAGGCAACATCCAGAAATTTACCGAGGGAGCTTTCCGCGATTGGGGATACGAACTTGCCAAAGATGAATTTCGCGATAAGATTGTTACCGAACAGGAGCTTTGGGCAGATTTCGATGGCAAAATGCCTGAAGGTAAAATCCTTATTAAAGACCGCATTGCTGATCAGATTTTCCAGCAAGTGCTACTTAGACCAAGTGAATACAGCGTTCTTGCAACTCCCAACCTGAATGGAGACTATATCTCTGATGCTTGCGCTGCTCAGGTTGGAGGTTTAGGATTAGCTCCAGGAGCAAATATTGGCGACAAAGTTGCACTGTTTGAAGCTACGCATGGCACTGCGCCAAAATATACAGGTCAGGATAAAGTGAACCCCAGTTCGCTGATTCTCTCTGCCGTGATGATGCTTGAATATATGGGGTGGCAAGAAGCTGCAGACCTGATTGTAAAGGGTATAGGGAAGACAATTAACAATAAAACCGTTACTTATGATCTCGAGCGCCAAATGGAGGGTGGAACAAAACTTAAGTGCTCCGAATTTGCCTCGGCGATTGCATCGAATATGTAA